The Agrococcus sp. SGAir0287 DNA window CGCCGTCGAGCCGCGGCGCAGCAGCCAGGTGATGCGCGTATCGGGTGCGCGTCGCGCGAGGCGATCGAGCTGCAGCAGCGCATGCGTGGCCGAATGGCCGGCGCCGACGACCACGACGTGCTGACTGGCGAACGCCTGAACATCGTCCGGGATCCGGTACGAGATCCGGTCGGCTGCAGCACGCTCGCCGATGGCGGGCACGCCATCCGCGCCCATCGGACCCGGCTGCCCCCACGTGCCGCTCGCGTCGACGACGGCGCGTGCGCTGATGCGCTCCTCGCTGCCGTCTGCGCCGGTGACATGCACGATGAACGGAACCTCCACGCGACCCTGCGAGACGACCTTGTCTCGGCCCTGCTTCGTCACCGCCGTCACCCTCTGGCCGGTGCGCACCCGCTCGCCCAGGGCGGTAGCCAAGGGTGCGAGGTAGCGCTCCACCCACTGCGCACCTGTCGGGTAGGCGCGCTCGGGAGCGACCCACCCAGACCGCTCGAGCAGTCGAACCGCTGCGGCGTCCACGAGCTCATCCCATGCCGAGAACAGCCGAACATGGCCCCACTCGGCCACCGCTGCGCCAGCAGATCCGCCGCGCTCGAGCACCACCGCCTCGACACCCCGCTCCGTCAGATGCGCCGCCATCGCAAGTCCCTGCGGACCCGCACCGATCACGACCACCGGCTGCTCAGCCATCACCACTCCTAGGATCGAAGAACGTCGATGCGATGAGCATGCAGCATCCATCGACGAACGTCAATCAATGTGTCAGGATGGTGCGCGTGACGACCACGACCGCCGCCGACGCGTGCTGCACTCCTGTGGGAGAGGCGGCGATCGATGCCGCCGCCGCTGAGCAGCTCGCAGTGCGCTTCAAGGCGCTCGGTGACCCGACGCGTGTGCGTCTGCTGTCGCTGATCGCTGCGAGCGACGGGGGAGAGGCGTGCATCTGCGACCTCACCGAGCCGGTGGGACTCTCCCAGGGCACGGTGTCGCACCACATGAAGATCCTCGCCGAGGCGGGCTTCGTCACTCGGGATCAGCGCGGGCGCTGGGCGTACTACGCGATCGCACCCGGTGCCCTTGACGCCACTGCGGCGTCCCTCCGCGCACTCTGACGTGACCGCCTCCGTCGACGAGCGCCTCGACTGGCGTCTCGCCGCCCTCGCCGTCGGCCAGGTCATCAGCTGGGGCTAAGCGCCGGTCAGCGGTTGATTCCTTCGTGCCTACCCGGTCGCACGGGGAGGCGTATCGCCACGACGTGAGTACTTCATCCCTGTTTACGACTGGATATCGGGGATATCAACTTACGTCGTGAGCTCCCGCCAGGCACTGAGGACTAGGGCCGCATGGGTCTACCCATGAAGGCCAAGACGATGCACAGCGCCAGACCACCGAAGACGAACACGTCGGCGACGTTTCCGATGAACCAGTCGGCGTAGGCGATGAAGTCCACGACGTGACCACGGGCGGGACCAGGGGGTCGTGCCAGGCGGTCGATGACGTTCCCGAGGCCGCCGCCGAGGATGAGGCCAAGGCTCAGTGCCCATGGCAACGACGTGGTTCTCCAGGTGAGCCAAGCCGCGAACATCGTGCCTCCGGCGGCGAGGACGGTAATGAGCGGCGTTGCGCTGGCGCCGAGAGAGAATGCCGCCCCAGGGTTGTAGGTGAGTTGCATCGCGAGCATGTCGCCCAGTAGTGGATGACGCTCGCCGACAGCGAGGCTCGCCTCTGCCCAGACCTTGCTGAGTTGATCGATCGCCACGGCTGCGAGCGCGGCGACGTAGCCGAGCAGTGTCACCCTCCACAGTCGAGGTCTCGTGTGTGGTGAGGGGGCGATCCCCTCGACGACTGTCTGTGCCGCCGAGGGACCTGGTGCGCTGCTGCCAGTCGTCGACATCAGGCCAGTACCTCGAATAGGCGCGGAATGACGCCGGACTCGATCAGGATGAACAGGCCGAGACCGATGAACACGGCGGGGACCAGCCAGTGCTCGATCCGCTCGAGAGTCTCGGTGACGGCTTTGTGTGTGCCGATGAGCTTGCCGAAGAGGCACCAGACGCTCACCAGAGCGAGGAACACGACGATGGTGATCGCGGTGTCCGCGGGCGAGATGGTTCGGAACACCGGCGTGTAGAGGCTGATGTTGTCCGCCCCATTTGCGATGGTGATTCCGGCGACGCCGAGCAAGCCGAGGTCTTTCATCGCCGACTCGTCAGGATCTGCATCGTCACGATCGCGCAGTCCCCGGATGAGTCCGATTACACCGATCAGCAGCGGGATGAGCCCGAGGAAGCCGACCCACTCGTCCGGGATGATCGTGAGCCCGAGTGCCGCGACCACGCTGATCGCAACGAGCGTCGCGAATCCGAGGTATTGGCCGAGGACGCTCTGCCAGGGCCGCGGCCCGCCGCGGGATGATGCGAGGAAGAGCACGGTGAGTATGACGATGTCGTCGATGTTGGTTGCCGCGAACATGCCGATCGCGGAGGCGATGGTCGCGAGCATCTAGGGCGTGTTGATCAAGAAGGTGCGGGGTGGCCAGCCGCCGCGAGTTGCGCGGGAGAATGGGCGTGTGAAGATCCAGGTGCTGCATATCGAGGATTGCCCGAATTGGCAGGAGGCGGGCGATCGAGTACGGCTGGTGCTCGACTCGATCGGACGGGGCGATGTTCCGGTGGAGTTCGTGTTGATCCGCACCGAGGCTGAGGCGGTGAGCTCTGGTTTCGCGGGCTCGCCCACGATTCTTCTGGACGGTCAGGACTTGTTCCCGTCCCAGGGGAACACTGCCGACTTGGCGTGCAGGGTCTATCTGACCGAGCGCGGCATTGCGGGTGCGCCGACGGTGGGACAGCTTGAGCGCACGCTGCAGGAGCGCGAAGCGCTCAGCGGAGATCGGTCTTGATCCAGATCAGCGCCGCGGCGAGGCTGACGGCGGCTCGGTAGTTGCGGGCGAGTTTGGTCGAGCGCATCGCGATGCCGCGCCACTGCTTGAGACGGTTGAAGCAGCGTTCTACGACGTTGCGTCCCTTGTAGCGTTCCTTCTGCTTGTCGCCGAAAGCGATCGGCCGGCCCGGCTTCTTGCGGCGGTGCGCGATCTGGTCGTCCCGCTCGGGGATGGTCGCCGCGATCCTCCGGTCGCGGAGCCAGGCGCGGTTCGCCCTTGAGGGGTACCCCTTGTCGGCGAGCACCCGGTCGGGGCGGGTGCGGGGGCGGCCCTTCCCGTCGCGGGGAACGCGGATGTTCTCCAGCACCGCGCTCATCATCGTGGTGTCGTTGATGTTCCCGGCGGTGATCATCATGCTCAGCGGCCGGCCGCGGCCGTCGCAGACCAGGTGCAGTTTGGTCGTCAGCCCGCCGCGGGAGCGTCCGATCCCGTGATCAGGCGGCTCGGACCACGGATTCTTGTGATTCGGCACAGCCCCCTGTGTCCCGGGCGAGGGTCGCGCCGTGCTGATGCACGCGCGCGATCGTGGAGTCGATCGCGACGACCCAGTCGATTTCCCC harbors:
- a CDS encoding NAD(P)-binding domain-containing protein, with the translated sequence MAEQPVVVIGAGPQGLAMAAHLTERGVEAVVLERGGSAGAAVAEWGHVRLFSAWDELVDAAAVRLLERSGWVAPERAYPTGAQWVERYLAPLATALGERVRTGQRVTAVTKQGRDKVVSQGRVEVPFIVHVTGADGSEERISARAVVDASGTWGQPGPMGADGVPAIGERAAADRISYRIPDDVQAFASQHVVVVGAGHSATHALLQLDRLARRAPDTRITWLLRRGSTANVFGGGIGDELPERAALGARARRAVDAGRVDLVSGFRVAEVRQSGDGLAIVGEDGRVIQDVGHAFALTGFRPDLSILSELRLAIDSSLDAVDGIAASIDPNLHSCGSVGATGAAELAQPDANLFVVGAKSYGRAPTFLALTGYEQVRSVAAHIAGDHEAAARDELVLPDTGVCGGASAFDAPAASGCCAPAPALVQIGARPVT
- a CDS encoding ArsR/SmtB family transcription factor, with the translated sequence MVRVTTTTAADACCTPVGEAAIDAAAAEQLAVRFKALGDPTRVRLLSLIAASDGGEACICDLTEPVGLSQGTVSHHMKILAEAGFVTRDQRGRWAYYAIAPGALDATAASLRAL
- a CDS encoding signal peptidase II yields the protein MTLLGYVAALAAVAIDQLSKVWAEASLAVGERHPLLGDMLAMQLTYNPGAAFSLGASATPLITVLAAGGTMFAAWLTWRTTSLPWALSLGLILGGGLGNVIDRLARPPGPARGHVVDFIAYADWFIGNVADVFVFGGLALCIVLAFMGRPMRP
- a CDS encoding cadmium resistance transporter, which codes for MLATIASAIGMFAATNIDDIVILTVLFLASSRGGPRPWQSVLGQYLGFATLVAISVVAALGLTIIPDEWVGFLGLIPLLIGVIGLIRGLRDRDDADPDESAMKDLGLLGVAGITIANGADNISLYTPVFRTISPADTAITIVVFLALVSVWCLFGKLIGTHKAVTETLERIEHWLVPAVFIGLGLFILIESGVIPRLFEVLA
- a CDS encoding IS5 family transposase (programmed frameshift) codes for the protein MEPLMPTVTGRSRPWADHRLAIEGMAWKYRTGAPWRDVPERFGKWNSIYKRFNRWAGDGTWQKLLTEVQKQADAAGEIDWVVAIDSTIARVHQHGATLARDTGAVPNHKNPWSEPPDHGIGRSRGGLTTKLHLVCDGRGRPLSMMITAGNINDTTMMSAVLENIRVPRDGKGRPRTRPDRVLADKGYPSRANRAWLRDRRIAATIPERDDQIAHRRKKPGRPIAFGDKQKERYKGRNVVERCFNRLKQWRGIAMRSTKLARNYRAAVSLAAALIWIKTDLR